One region of Glycine max cultivar Williams 82 chromosome 9, Glycine_max_v4.0, whole genome shotgun sequence genomic DNA includes:
- the LOC100780366 gene encoding rRNA N6-adenosine-methyltransferase METTL5 isoform X1, producing the protein MKACCLVKCPIVDTVIMNSPFGSRKKGAHLDFLSVALKHVKRIALRDFNASSAEVICELRFDVPKMYKFHKKEAEILDLMQKRIVCIGIDDKIASKKKIFGT; encoded by the exons ATGAAAGCTTGTTGCTTGGTGAAAT GTCCAATTGTTGATACAGTTATAATGAATTCTCCATTTGGTTCTCGGAAAAAAGGTGCACATTTGGATTTTCTCTCTGTTGCTTTGAAG CATGTGAAACGAATAGCATTAAGGGATTTCAATGCTAGCAGTGCTGAAGTTATATGTGAG CTTCGATTTGATGTACCGAAAATGTACAAATTTCATAAGAAGGAAGCAGAAATACTTGATTTGATGCAGAAACGGATAGTGTGTATTGGAATAGACGATAAGATTgcaagtaaaaagaaaatttttggtACCTAA
- the LOC100779831 gene encoding uncharacterized protein, with translation MGNIISISLLSNAWIDEDVKLGSHVSLAFSGRLQEEKGNNHVWTMSYKVGITDCEMQLWRRMENGDIKALLLLLHSESTCYKLDPNNHVSVLDFRLDVTTVDGKDDLLFVDSKATYRNNKLCFQLTKSIYGDGSVTQTSVFLYGMGHKAGLVVLQRHYNGSAQDENPCAVTLTHYHATSPGINDYSKSKADFGLSVIARIVPSKGNVVIDVEGPKQHPSSALFYLFDQVRSTGVWNPSMCPHCAAQDPRPRSRDSVVPVARPHARLFANEGRFAGTGNGGKIRCRNFNVY, from the exons ATGGGAAACATTATAAGCATCAGTCTTCTGAGTAATGCTTGGATAGATGAGGATGTTAAGCTAGGAAGTCATGTTTCCCTTGCCTTTTCGGGAAGACTGCAGGAGGAAAAGGGAAACAACCACGTGTGGACTATGTCATACAAAGTAGGCATTACAGATTGTGAAATGCAACTATGGAGACGTATGGAGAATGGTGACATCAAGGCTTTGCTCTTGTTACTCCACAGCGAATCAACCTGCTATAAACTCGATCCAAATAATCATGTTTCGGTCCTTGATTTTCGTTTGGACGTAACCACTGTAGATGGAAAAGATGATCTGTTGTTTGTCGACAGCAAAGCAACTTACCGTAACAACAAATTATGCTTCCAACTAACTAAGTCCATTTATGGAGACGGCAGCGTCACGCAAACCAGTGTTTTCTTGTATGGGATGGGACACAAAGCTGGCCTTGTTGTTCTCCAAAGGCACTATAATG GTAGCGCTCAGGATGAAAATCCTTGCGCCGTAACTCTGACGCACTATCATGCTACTAGTCCCGGAATCAATGATTACTCTAAATCTAAAGCAGATTTTGGGCTCTCTGTGATAGCAAGGATTGTACCATCGAAAGGGAATGTGGTTATAGATGTGGAGGGCCCCAAGCAACACCCTTCTTCTGCCTTGTTTTACTTGTTTGATCAAGTCAGAAGCACTGGGGTTTGGAATCCTAGCATGTGCCCTCATTGTGCTGCTCAAGATCCCAGACCGCGTAGTAGAGATAGTGTTGTTCCCGTGGCACGCCCTCATGCAAGATTGTTCGCCAATGAGGGAAGGTTCGCGGGGACCGGTAATGGTGGTAAGATTAGATGTcgtaattttaatgtttattaa
- the LOC100780366 gene encoding rRNA N6-adenosine-methyltransferase METTL5 isoform X2: protein MNSPFGSRKKGAHLDFLSVALKHVKRIALRDFNASSAEVICELRFDVPKMYKFHKKEAEILDLMQKRIVCIGIDDKIASKKKIFGT from the exons ATGAATTCTCCATTTGGTTCTCGGAAAAAAGGTGCACATTTGGATTTTCTCTCTGTTGCTTTGAAG CATGTGAAACGAATAGCATTAAGGGATTTCAATGCTAGCAGTGCTGAAGTTATATGTGAG CTTCGATTTGATGTACCGAAAATGTACAAATTTCATAAGAAGGAAGCAGAAATACTTGATTTGATGCAGAAACGGATAGTGTGTATTGGAATAGACGATAAGATTgcaagtaaaaagaaaatttttggtACCTAA
- the LOC100804285 gene encoding polyprotein of EF-Ts, chloroplastic yields the protein MNPVIPCSIGNVSIIPGFTYSTRKNNTLTRLNLSRSTVKPGSSSWRFLLPSFVASGAFPQNKRILSFHKKSRTSISATETDVAVEEPGPVADEDSGELPSNEVGVSEDSFTKSDANPDPAKARRSRPARKSEMPPVKNEDLLPGATFTGKVKSVQPFGAFVDIGAFTDGLVHISMLSDSYVKDVASVVSVGQEVKVKLIEVNTETQRISLSMRENVDTGKQRKDAPTKTEKAGPGKRNNSKPSPKKDNVTKSTKFAIGQQLVGSVKNLARSGAFISLPEGEEGFLPVSEEPDDGFDNVMGNTTLEVGQEVNVRVLRITRGQVTLTMKKEEDTAGLDSTFNQGVVHVATNPFVVAFRKNKDIASFLDDREKTQTEVLKPSTASTLEEIKGTVNQGETVLDVPDVQGEPESSKLTDDVPSAEDDISENVGTSATNGSSTAIVDDESNLVSNVSSPKTGIDSAIEKEEEVAFGSLIPEEDLSTVNPIIEEATQTDVTTIDLKTDAPVEIANENVIETGVDQIVAEDEKQSQTPNAMEEFAAAVLTDSDVVEPSPDKNDAITESDITSSAPAPQESAGDDVGAITENIDSDTSLSGQSDELSPEGSLTTDATEETDQVPSPESSATEVVKTSIDDPEEEAKKQTPATENENSFTSQVEDKEVAIASDKNSSLSNSDGQTGATSGESLSKATISPALVKQLREETGAGMMDCKNALSETGGDIIKAQEYLRKKGLSSADKKASRVTAEGRIGSYIHDSRIGVLVEVNCETDFVSRGEIFKELVDDIAMQVAACPQVEFLVTEDVPEEIVNKEKEIEMQKEDLLSKPEQIRSKIVEGRIRKRLEELALLEQSYIKDDKVAVKDFVKQTIATIGENIKVKRFVRFNLGEGLEKKSQDFAAEVAAQTAAKPAPILVKEEPAVADAEAKETEPKQITVAVSASLVKQLREETGAGMMDCKKALAETGGDLEKAQEYLRKKGLSSADKKSSRLAAEGRIGSYIHDSRIGVLIEVNCETDFVGRGEKFKELVDDLAMQVVACPQVQFVSIEDIPETIVNKEKELEMQREDLLSKPENIREKIVEGRISKRLGELALLEQPFIKDDSVLVKDLVKQTVAALGENIKVRRFVRFTLGETSEKETTVPA from the exons ATGAATCCTGTAATACCATGCTCTATTGGCAATGTTTCAATTATTCCTGGATTCACCTATTCAACAAGGAAGAATAACACTTTAACAAGATTGAACTTGTCAAGGAGCACTGTAAAACCTGGATCATCATCTTGGAGATTTCTATTACCTTCATTTGTTGCCAGTGGAGCATTTCCACAAAACAAAAGGATACTCTCTTTTCATAAGAAGTCTAGAACCTCCATATCAGCCACAGAAACAGATGTAGCAGTGGAGGAACCAGGTCCTGTTGCTGATGAAGATTCTGGTGAACTTCCTTCAAATGAAGTTGGAGTAAGTGAAGATTCATTTACTAAGTCTGATGCCAACCCTGATCCAGCTAAAGCCAGACGTTCAAGACCTGCAAGGAAAAGTGAGATGCCTCCTGTAAAGAATGAGGATTTGTTACCTGGGGCAACTTTTACTGGGAAAGTGAAATCTGTCCAGCCATTTGGTGCCTTCGTTGATATTGGTGCTTTCACAGATGGGCTTGTTCATATTTCAATGTTGAGTGATAGCTATGTTAAGGATGTTGCAAGTGTTGTTTCTGTAGGCCAAGAAGTGAAGGTGAAGCTGATTGAAGTGAATACGGAAACTCAGCGTATTTCTCTCTCTATGCGTGAAAATGTTGACACTGGTAAGCAGCGTAAAGATGCACCCACCAAGACAGAGAAAGCTGGACCTGGGAAGAGGAACAATTCAAAACCCAGTCCAAAGAAAGATAATGTGACGAAAAGCACAAAATTTGCCATTGGGCAGCAACTGGTTGGTTCAGTGAAGAATTTGGCTAGGAGTGGTGCTTTTATATCACTTCCTGAAGGGGAGGAAGGATTTCTACCTGTATCTGAGGAACCTGATGATGGATTTGATAATGTTATGGGGAACACTACGCTGGAGGTCGGTCAAGAAGTTAATGTACGAGTTTTGCGTATCACAAGAGGACAAGTAACATTGACTATGAAGAAGGAGGAAGATACTGCAGGATTGGACTCAACATTTAACCAAGGGGTTGTCCATGTTGCAACAAACCCTTTTGTGGTGGCTTTTCGTAAGAATAAGGATATTGCTTCTTTTTTGGATGATAGGGAGAAAACTCAGACTGAGGTTCTAAAACCATCCACTGCTAGTACTTTGGAAGAAATTAAGGGAACTGTCAATCAAGGGGAAACTGTATTGGATGTTCCTGACGTGCAGGGGGAACCAGAAAGCAGCAAGTTGACAGATGATGTTCCTTCTGCTGAAGATGATATTTCTGAAAATGTGGGAACCAGTGCAACTAATGGCTCGTCAACAGCTATTGTGGATGATGAAAGTAACCTAGTCAGCAATGTTTCTAGCCCAAAGACAGGTATAGATAGTGCCattgagaaggaagaagaggtaGCTTTTGGAAGTTTAATTCCTGAAGAGGATCTATCTACTGTAAATCCAATAATTGAGGAAGCTACTCAGACAGATGTCACAACAATCGATTTGAAAACTGACGCACCTGTTGAAATAGCTAATGAAAATGTAATAGAAACTGGAGTTGATCAAATTGTTGCAGAAGATGAGAAACAATCACAAACTCCTAATGCAATGGAAGAGTTTGCAGCTGCAGTACTAACAGACAGTGATGTGGTCGAACCTAGCCCTGATAAAAATGATGCAATTACAGAATCAGATATTACATCGAGTGCACCAGCTCCCCAAGAAAGTGCAG GTGATGATGTTGGAGCTATTACTGAGAACATTGACAGCGATACTAGTTTGAGTGGACAAAGTGACGAGTTGTCTCCTGAGGGAAGCTTGACTACAG ATGCAACAGAAGAAACTGATCAGGTTCCTTCTCCTGAAAGTTCTGCCACTGAAGTAGTAAAAACCTCCATTGATGATCctgaagaagaagcaaaaaaacAAACTCCGGCTACAGAGAATGAAAATTCTTTTACCTCACAAGTTGAAGACAAAGAGGTTGCAATTGCATCTGATAAAAATAGCAGTTTATCTAATTCTGATGGACAAACTGGTGCTACTTCAGGAGAAAGCTTGAGTAAAG CAACTATATCACCAGCACTTGTGAAGCAACTTCGGGAAGAAACAGGAGCTGGAATGATGGACTGCAAAAATGCACTATCAGAGACCGGTGGGGACATTATTAAAGCACAAGAGTACCTTAGGAAGAAAGGCTTATCAAGTGCAGACAAGAAAGCAAGCAGGGTAACTGCTGAAGGAAGGATCGGTTCTTACATCCATGACAGCAGGATAGGTGTTTTGGTAGAAGTAAACTGTGAGACAGATTTTGTCTCACGAGGTGAAATTTTTAAAGAGCTTGTCGATGATATAGCCATGCAAGTGGCTGCATGCCCTCAAGTAGAGTTTCTTGTTACTGAAGATGTTCCCGAGGAAATTgtgaacaaagaaaaagagatagaaATGCAGAAAGAAGATCTTTTGTCAAAACCAGAGCAGATAAGATCAAAGATTGTTGAAGGGCGGATAAGAAAAAGACTTGAGGAGCTGGCATTGCTTGAGCAGTCCTACATTAAGGATGATAAGGTAGCAGTAAAGGACTTCGTCAAGCAAACTATTGCAACTATTGGAGAAAATATTAAAGTTAAGAGGTTTGTGCGGTTCAACCTTGGAGAAGGTTTAGAGAAGAAAAGCCAGGATTTTGCTGCTGAAGTAGCGGCACAAACTGCAGCAAAACCAGCACCTATACTGGTGAAAGAGGAGCCTGCTGTTGCAGATGCAGAAGCCAAGGAGACCGAGCCAAA GCAAATAACAGTTGCAGTCTCAGCCTCATTGGTTAAGCAACTGAGGGAAGAAACTGGAGCAGGGATGATGGACTGTAAGAAAGCTCTAGCTGAAACTGGAGGGGACCTGGAAAAGGCCCAAGAATACCTCAGAAAAAAGGGTCTCTCATCTGCTGACAAAAAATCCAGCAGGCTAGCAGCCGAAGGCAGAATTGGTTCATACATTCACGATTCACGCATTGGCGTTCTAATTGAAGTGAACTGTGAAACTGACTTTGTTGGTAGAGGTGAGAAATTCAAGGAGTTGGTTGATGATCTTGCAATGCAAGTTGTAGCCTGCCCACAGGTGCAGTTTGTATCCATTGAAGATATTCCAGAGACTATTGTGAACAAAGAAAAGGAACTTGAAATGCAGAGAGAGGACCTGCTTTCGAAACCAGAGAACATCAGAGAAAAAATTGTTGAGGGAAGGATCTCAAAGAGGCTTGGGGAGCTTGCTCTTCTAGAGCAGCCTTTTATTAAGGATGACAGTGTTTTAGTGAAAGACTTGGTGAAGCAAACTGTAGCTGCACTCGGAGAGAACATTAAAGTGCGCCGTTTTGTTCGGTTTACGCTTGGGGAGACATCTGAAAAAGAAACAACAGTACCAGCATAA